The nucleotide sequence GGCAGCACTTATCTAGCCAAGCTGACAACAGGGAGAAAAATAATTGAATAGAATGATGTGAAAACACTGACGTTTGCAGTCTTGATTGAAAGCAGAAATCTAACTCGAAAAAAGCTAGTAAATAAGAGGTGAGCACCTTTATGTTATTTAATATTTTACAATAAAAAACAATATGTTGGCATGGGTGATTTGCACAGGTCAACTCAGCTATACTAGCGAGATGATAAGAAACTCAACGATGTTGATTTGCTATATTTACCATTACAAAAAATCCGTCTTAATTACTTTAATGACCAAAGATTAAAGCTAACCCATTTAAATTATTGTGAGCTGACGCTTGTTTCTATACTTATTTTTCATTATAAATCACAAATAAACATCATTAGAAAAACTAATGATACTTAAACATATAAATACATCTATGTACTGATAGTTAAATTAATTCATATATATCATTACTTTTTCTAGTCAGATTTTCTGTCCATTTAAAGTATCGAGAAAAACTTGAGTTAAGCTCGTCAACGCTCCTCCTGACTTGGTTATACAATAAAACTGTGACTCTAATTCATAGGGTTTTATTTGCTTTAATGTTCCTTTTTTCACCCACTGTTTTGCATAATGTTTTGGTAAAAAACCTATGTAGTGACCTGTGTGTATCAAGGTTGCCTGCGCCTCAATATTATCTATGCTAGCAGCCGCTTGTTGTACATCTAAAGCAGTTAAGTCACGACCAAACAGATATATTCGAGAAATAATAGCCGCTTGGTTAAGCATACTGAATGTGACATCAGCACAATGATAAAAAGGATGGGTATTAGAACAGTAAAGACAATGACGCTCGATATACAGGGGTTGATAGTTCAAGCCAGCAATCTGTTGTTGAAAAGGGCCAATGGCAAGGTGCAGATTGGTGTTCAATACCTCTTGTTCTAACTGATATGGAGTACCCACCTTGATACTTGGTATCACGGAGCATGACATCCCAAGTAGTTTTCGTAACGTACTGATAAGGGGCATATCGATATCAGATACGGTATTATCGATAACCCCAATACGAAGTTCGCCCCTCAGATCGCTGTGAAGATCACTAATTTTATGACGAAAACTATCGATTGAAATAAATAACTCTTGGCTCGCTTCATATGTGCTTTGACCTACTAAAGTCAGTTTGAAACCACTGCGCCCTCTTTCACAAAGCGTCAAACCAAGACGTCCCTCAAGTCTAGTCATATGCTCGCTGATTGTTGAAGCACTAATATTAAGCACTGACTGTGCAGCAGAGAAACTCCCCGCTTTCACTATGGCATCAAAAACCCGCAATAAGCGTATGTCCGTATCTTGCACCTGCATGATTATCTATTCCATCTAACCAAATGTGTTGAACGAATCTACACCATTTAGTTCGTTTCAATACGAATTACACTTCTCATATTTCGTATTTACCTAAAGATATAAATCGTTGATTTTAATAAATGAGAGTTTGATCTTAATTTATCTAGGAGTGAAATATGAGTGAGAATAACTATGCTACTGGTCGATTGAATCTGCCATTTGTCGGACATTGTACTTTTGCAAAATCCCCCGTTTGTACCGACTGGGAAACTATCGATGCCGATGTTGCTATTTTAGGTGTTCCTAATGATATGGGTTCACAGTGGCGTTCAGGTGCCCGTTTTGGACCAAGAGCAGTACGTGAGGCATCGACTCTATTTTCATTTGGCCATGGTGGCGCTTACGATTTTGAAGATGACAAGATGTACCTCACTCAAGAGCAGGTCACCATGGTTGACGTAGGAGATGCAGATATCATCCACACCGACATGAACCAGAGTCATGCCAATACCGAAGCGGCAGTACGCAAAATATTGTCTCAGGGCGCTATGCCTATCGTTATTGGTGGGGATCACTCGATCCATATCCCAGTGATAAGAGCGTTTGACGATCAAGGTCCTATACACATTATTCATATTGATGCCCACCTAGATTTTGTCGACGAGCGTCACGGCGTTCGTTACGGCCATGGTAATCCCCTGCGCCGTGCCTCTGAAATGTCACACATTACCGGTATGACTCAGCTGGGTATCCGCAATGTCTCTTCATCGAATCGTAGCGACTATGATGCAGCGATAGAGGCTGGCTCCAATATTCTTTCAGTCAGACAGGTCAGACGCCTTGGTACCGAGGCCGTGCTTGCACAGATCCCTCAAGCCGAACGTTATTATATCACCATAGATATTGATGCCTTCGACCCCTCTATTGCGCCAGGTACAGGAACGCCGAGCCATGGCGGATTCATCTATTACGAGGTACTGGAAATTCTTCAGGCCTTGAGTAAGCGCAGTTCTGGAAAAATTGTGGGTATTGACTTGGTAGAGGTAGCTCCTGCCTACGATCCAACTGGTGCGACTCCTATTCTAGCCGCACAACTGTTAATGAATACCATAGGTTTTATCTTCTACGACCGATCGCAAGCTAAAGCCACAGAAGTATAACTACCCCACGGCAAGCTATTCCTCTATAGCTTGCTCATATACAAAAGGTATACACCGTC is from Shewanella sp. MTB7 and encodes:
- the speB gene encoding agmatinase; the protein is MSENNYATGRLNLPFVGHCTFAKSPVCTDWETIDADVAILGVPNDMGSQWRSGARFGPRAVREASTLFSFGHGGAYDFEDDKMYLTQEQVTMVDVGDADIIHTDMNQSHANTEAAVRKILSQGAMPIVIGGDHSIHIPVIRAFDDQGPIHIIHIDAHLDFVDERHGVRYGHGNPLRRASEMSHITGMTQLGIRNVSSSNRSDYDAAIEAGSNILSVRQVRRLGTEAVLAQIPQAERYYITIDIDAFDPSIAPGTGTPSHGGFIYYEVLEILQALSKRSSGKIVGIDLVEVAPAYDPTGATPILAAQLLMNTIGFIFYDRSQAKATEV
- a CDS encoding LysR family transcriptional regulator — translated: MQVQDTDIRLLRVFDAIVKAGSFSAAQSVLNISASTISEHMTRLEGRLGLTLCERGRSGFKLTLVGQSTYEASQELFISIDSFRHKISDLHSDLRGELRIGVIDNTVSDIDMPLISTLRKLLGMSCSVIPSIKVGTPYQLEQEVLNTNLHLAIGPFQQQIAGLNYQPLYIERHCLYCSNTHPFYHCADVTFSMLNQAAIISRIYLFGRDLTALDVQQAAASIDNIEAQATLIHTGHYIGFLPKHYAKQWVKKGTLKQIKPYELESQFYCITKSGGALTSLTQVFLDTLNGQKI